The Salarias fasciatus chromosome 12, fSalaFa1.1, whole genome shotgun sequence DNA segment aagaaatggagaaagagcaaaaaaacaggcatgaaagaaacaccaaaaatagagagagaagaaaaagtgcagAACTTCAGACAATGGAGAGTCTCCAAACATCCAGTCATCTAACTGGAGGCTACAGACTCTTCCTTTGTCTTCATGTAGTTCAAATGTTgcacagaaaaagcaaaaaaaaaaaaaaaaaaaaaaaaaaaagaataaaaaataaataaataatataaaacatATGAGAACAATATTTTTGTGATCTATCTAATTCaacaattaagttttttttttttccattgtttttatatatacaccAGTTTTGATCAGAACTATAACTTCTTAAATCCTGGATGCGTCACTGtaatacacattaaaacaacattatttgataagcacatttttaattaaatgggCAGTATTCCATTACAATACTCATACAAACATTTAacctactttaaaaaaaatactgtatctctttctatctatctatctatctatctatctatctatctatctatctatctatctatctatatatatatatatatatatatatatatatatatatatatatatatatatatatacatacatacatatatacacacacacacacacacacacacacacacacacatatatatatatatatacatacatacatatatatacacacacacacacacacacacacacatatatatatatatatatatatatatatatatatatatatgtatgtatgtatgtatgtatatacagCCTTGTGGGGTTCAACATGTAGAATATCGTCCGTTGCTTAATGCAAAGGGATGTGTTCAGTCTATATTTGACAATTAGTgctgttaaaataaagaaaaaagccGATGCAGATTACATGCGTATTAGTGCAGCCAGGAGGTTCACACTGTTTGAATTTCTCATTAATAATATCAAAGTTTACCtgattaaatacaaaaaaaaaatactgagcgTTGAGCCCTGATTTGCTGCGTAAATACAGCTAAGAAAACGCCGCAGAGGGTCACATGACTCCCAGCAGTTCCCTTCGCTGGCCCTCTGCTCTGCGAGCGGCTCGCCGTGCGTCTGtccctccagctgttctccaGTGATGGATCTGCTCCCGGAGCCCCGGCCCCACTCCAGCAGAGAGCCCTCTTGTAGAAAGGCCTGTGGAGGATATAATGAATTAGGTGTCTACCCAGGGttccctgacctctgacccatgACATCATCAATCAAGGAGGTCCTACTCTTAAGTGAAGCGGTGGGCCCCAAGCCTGGAACGCTGAGCCCGGTCCCTGCCGGCGAGCAGGGGCCActgattttcacttgtttttatttgttttcgtGATCCGTCAGTGTTCGTCCCCGCTGATGTGTTTGGAAGGGATACACGACTTTGTTTGTAATttgtttaaagctgaaaaagggGAAATACAGAGCGATAAGTGAGAAGGGTTTCACCAACAGTGGTGAAAAATGGCCGACGTGGCCTCTTTTGCACATATGGAAGAAATTTCTTCCTGGAGCTTCTGCATGGCACCGTGTTATTTCTGCAGgtatttcaagaaaaaaaaagaatgcataTGTGAAGATCTGAAATGCATTCAGCATGTACAGCCtcctttaatgtttttaaaaaaagagtctTATTGTTATTTGAATATCAGTATTTGTGGATTGAAATGTGTTCTTGACCAAACTCGTGTATTCTGCAACTTTCATGCTGAACTGATGAGAGTCACAGAATATATGACTGAGAAACAGTGAAGTCTGATGGCTGACATGCAGGCCGGGGTGTCTGGTTTCAGACAGTCACATGTAGGATGGAGGATTATTTCAGGGGTACTCAGTCCAGTTGAGGATGTAGCAGAATAGTTATTGAACCTTTCTGTCTATTTAGCCTGTGATCTAAATTTTTTTAAGCTCTTCAAGTATTTAAATCAGTGCCTAATAGTTAAAGCTGAAATGTTtcatatgttttattttcagaaagatttcccctctttctcttccaGCAGCGCCGATGATATATGAAGCCTCTGATTTTTATCAGCTCACCTTTATGTTCTCATCCTCAGCAGTGATTTACAGCCCGGGGTTTGCCTCCACACACCCTCCGTGCACGTCtcatcatacacacactcatgtaAAGGAAGCCGGCTCACACTGAGGGGTTATCTGTGTTACCCAACAGTGCAGAGGCACCAATTTATCACTCTTTACATGTTGCACTGTTGACGTTTCCCTTTAAATGCGCACACGGCCGCAGTGTGTGCGCTCGCTCGGCACAGGTTCCCTCCGTATGTGTTTAACAGACGCTTTGTGTCCTCGCCTGTTTGTGCAtgtggtttcatttcatttcatgtgatttgaaAGATTTACTCTGATGCATTGGCCAGTTGTATGTGTTCAGAGGTGAAATGGGGATGAAGCAGGATtaaacactgttttctttttgtacatTAGTTGACTGTGGAATACAAACATGCTGTAGAAACGGAAAGTTAAAGCAGCAGTCGgtcacagaaaacatgcatgtgctCATTCTCACGCTAAATTTTAACCCTTTATCTGGCAAGAGACTGTTGCTTCAACTTTTATTCCATTAAGTCATGCTCACGGTCATGTTTTACAAAACAAATCATCAAGCTGGCACGTGCACGAGCACGTGCAGTGTTAACGACGTTTCAGGAACGTTTCTCATTTCCATGACAATGTTTCGAAAACGACGTCGGTTCATTTGaatctgcagaaacactgaaaacgatgcagttagcatgttggTTGTTATAATGAAACCAAACGTGCACATAAACATGAACAGTGGGAGATGACGGAGTTGAGTTGCTCTTCCGGCGACTCTCAGCTGTTAAACTACCAACTCCgtggagaatctggactgggagtcgtgaaactctggagggaaacatggctgttattgtccatctactgagcatgtgcagaactttAGCATTTTCATGAACTTCTGCCTCGGGACCCGTTTtcaaaagttgccttttcagtgGTCCGAGCACCGGGCAGTCAAAGTTTTTTGGGCCTCAgtacacagaaaagaaaagtttcatttgttGAATAATAATCTCAGTGGAAGAAATCAGTCCGACTCCACGGTGCTGCAGTTCTGGCAGGAGCAGAAGTTGAGGCGTAAACAGACagcacatacaaaaaaaaagagattataTATCTGTAATGAGTTGAATGATACGTTTGAAAACTGGTATTTCGCAGCGCGCGTCTCTGACTGTATTTATCTGTGCTGGCCGCGAGCGCTGCGGCTCGGCAATATGGATGAGGAGCAAAGTGAGCGGTGCCGTGATGGAGTGCCGGGAAGCGAGCGCCGCGCCTGACGGATGGAGGCCGCAGCGTCTCTCTGAGTGTCGGCGGGAGCTTCCAGGACGATAACCTCTGCTCCCCCGGGCTCCCAGCGCCGCTCGGCGGTCCCTGTGGTCTCGCCTCACGTCTTCACTTGGTTCCCCTCCTTGTCGTCCCCCCTCTCTTGCAGCCCGACTCGGGCCCCGGGCCCCTCCTGTTGGCTGGATACGAGGACGGGTCCTTGCTGCTGTGGGATGTAACCCAGAGGGCCGACCTGAGCCGAGTCAGAGCCCACCCGGAGCCCGTCATGTGCCTGACCTTTGACACCGAGCGTCTGAGGGGCGTATCGGGCTCCTCGGAGAGGGAGCTGGCCTCCTGGACGCTGGATGAGCAGAGCAAGCTTCAGGTCAGCAGAGGACACTCAGATAGAGgcgctgctgttttctctcacatgattcctgcttctgctcctcttttttCTTATCTGCTCATCATGACTTCCTTCGTCCTCCTCGTCCCGTTTCAGTCTTTATCAGTTTCATAATCAATATCTAGCGTCCTCCTCTTTGGACAGCGATTCTGAGCAGTCATGCAGAATCCACGGACCTCCTGTTATCCGCAGTAACGTTTCtactcactcactcatctgTACTTTCAACAACTTATTCCATCCACCCGTCTTCTGTATTGATTGTCCGATCAGGAAGGGCGTCTGCGTCCTGGAGCTGATCCCCGCTGACCTCGCCTTGTCCAGGCCACCGGTCCATCACGAGACAGTCACGCACAATACAAAGTTACCTGTTGGCCTCGAATGCCTCCACAACGCCATGCAGGGGGAAAAATACAAGTTTGCACAAAAATCCCCAAAGCCCcaaactgaaagtgtgtgtggccTGTGTACTCCCACCATTAGCAGTATCATTGTTTTAGTAGTCCCATCAATGCAATATTCATACAATTTTCAgaatttttaaatacatttttgcaaACTTTCCAAACATTTATTACTTTATTCCTTGGAATTCAAACCATTGATGATATTAGGTAAACGTGCTGTGATGATGTTGAGTGTTGCAACACTGCAGAATTTGacaagcagttaaaaaaaatataagtctatcatttttaatttgatgatgatgatgatagaactttattgatcccccgTAGGAGAAATTCAGGAGACCGggcagcagaaaaaacaaacattcaataaaaacacacccaatgaaaataaataaataaataggaaaagataaaaagataCGACGAATCCAGACATTAAAAGTACTTGTACATAGTAATAAATAGAagtaaaagtgacaaaaaaagtgcaaaatgagCAGGTTCAGTTCAGACATTCTTGTTATGCAGCGTAATGGCAGCAGGGACAAAGGATCTTCTAAATCGCTCTGTTCTTGAGCGCACtgacaggagcctgttgctCCGTTTGCTCCTCTGGCCTGCCACAGTTTCATGCAAAGGATGATTACGGTTATTCAGAATGCAGTGCGTTAAAGACCTCATCCTTTTTTCCAACACAGCACCCACACCGTCCActttcctccccatcacagaggCACGTTTATAAACCAGCCGGTCAAGCCGGTCTCTGTCTCCCTTCTTCATGTTGCCAGACAGCCCCGAAGAAGACAGCACTTGCTACAACAGACTGATAAAAGGTGTATAGCATATCGCTGTTAACCTCAAATGCCTTGAGTCTTCTCAGGAAAAACAGTCTGCTGAGGCCCTGTTTGTGCAGGGCACGAGCCTGTATCGACCAGTCCAGTTCACGATCAAGGTGTAGACCCAGATATTTACAGGTCTGGACCATTTCGATGTTCTCCCCACTGATGATAACTGGGTTGTGAAGGGGTCTTCTTCTGTGAAAGTCAATAATCATCTCCTTGGTCTTCGATGTATGAAGAATAAGACCattgctgctgctccaggaggtGAATCTTGAGACTAGATCTCTGTATTCCGCCTCATCTCCACCTTTCACACCTGCTGCTATTACAGTGCCATCAGAGTATTTCTGAAGATGACAGGTTGCAGATCTGTAAGCAAAGTCAGAAGCGTAGAGCGTGTATAGATAGAGTGAGAGTACAGTACCCTGGGGTGCCCCTACACTGCTCGTCACAGTTCTTGACAGGCTGTCTCCTAAGCGAGCGTACTGTGTCCTCTGGGTGAGATAGTTCTGGATCCAGGTGACAAACAGAGGATCCACTCCAATCTTCACAAGCTTCTCCTAACACAACTGAGGTTGGATAGTATTGAAGGCACTTGTGAAGTCAAAGAACAGCAGCCGCACATAGACCTCTGAACcttccaaaaaagaaagagaccGGTGGAGTAGGTAGGTTACAGCATCATCCACTCCCATGCTCTCTTGATATGCAAATTGTAGAGGGTCGAGCGCCTGCTCAACCTGTGGTTTGAGCAGTCGGAGTAGGAGCCTCTCGAAGGTCTTCATTACCACTGATGTGAGCGCTACTGGCCTGTAGTCCTTTATCTCTGCAGGCCTCGCCACCTTGGGCACTGGAATTAGGCACGAGGTTTTCCACCTAGTAGGGACACGTCCGGATTGAAGACTTCGATTAAAGATGGTATGTAACGGCACAGCCAGCTCCGACGCACATTCCTTCAGCAGTCTCGGAGATATACAGTCAGGACCAGCTGATTTCCCACCCCGTAGTCTCCTCAACTCCGTACGCACCTCCTCCATCGTGAAATaggcagcagcagagatggAACAGCCACAGGTTGGAGCatcagaggcagcagcagaggtggaccGGCCGCTGGGTGGAGCATTTTTAATTTGGATAACAAGGATGCACAgagcaaaaacagaaatgattcAGTTCAGTCAGTGTTTGCCATATAAAACTGATAGAATAACAATTTCCAATATATTATTTGgtactttgattttttttagacATGTAGAATACTAAATATTTCAAGTATTTTCTTACTAATATTTACTCCATTACTCATTATTGCTTGTAATCTTCAGGAGTAATGTTGTAACTCACATTGTTTCTTGTACCAGGGCAGTATCAGTCTAAATAGAGAATTTCTGATGTTTAATATACTAAATAAATGATGCTTAGATGCTAAATGTTGATAGTAACtgatattaataataatgattaataataattaagtATAAAGTTATGTAATGATAGTGATCCATGACAATTTTCTTTGCATTATTGTCAAATAGTTCAAAGTTGCACATTTTTAAGATTTCagttattcataaatgttgaaaGTATCTTGTAGAAGTGCCGTTGGACGGCCCAGTCCCCTGTTAAACTGAGATTTGCTTGACTGTTGCATTTGCAAAGATTTCCCTTCAAGGGGACTGATTCCTTTTTGCCAAAAACATATCTGTCGTTTTGGTTTTCAACACCAGGTGGCAGCAAAGACTCACtgtaaaagagagagaaagcacgCGCGTGTGCGcggtgtgtacgtgtgtgcacgcgcgtgtGGGGGTCAATAAATAGGGAAATAGTTCAACCCACTGCATCTTTAAGACAACATGACTTATAAATATTctaaaaaacagctaaaaaaaaatgaggttcGTAGCCATGCGGTCAGTGTCACATTACCATTGATTGATTTCACCTAGATGAGGAGGTTTTGGGTGAATTTCTTCTCAGTAAGACGTGAGGAGCATCTTATCTTTTGGTCTTTGTGGGTAAATAATCCTAAATATGTGACTTCCTGTTTAATGCTGTTGACagtgtttgcagtttttttttaagtgagagaCTTTACAGAAAGGAGTGATTACACCAAGAgcaattttgaatttgaattgttttcttttggaaaacAGTGGTATCACAGCCAAACCCAGTCTCTCTCCAAACTGGTCCAAAGCACAGGGACGTAGTCATTCACACAGTTTGGGTTGAGACTGGGTTTCTGCCTCAGTGACGGTGATGATTTACCTGCAGTGTCCTCCTTTGGTCCATCAGCGTCAGCATTCCTCAACCACTCATTCACTTCATTTGTAAATTCACCGACATCTAACATCTTTGCCTTTCATGGCACACACTTTAATATTTGTCCAAAGTGCATTTCAGCTTCCCAGTCTGTGTCCATCACCAGTCCAGCAGTCGCAGCCCTtaatcttcatgttttattgacCCTGGATTTTCCTGGACTCCTGCAGGTGGTCTCGCTTGTCCAGCAGTGTTTTCGTAGTGAGTTGTCTTCGGGTCGGAGTCGGTGTGTGAACCACGCCAGCACGGCCGCACGACAGTCGTCATCCTGCGTATTTTCCTGTAGGCCACAACCTCGTTTCGCAGTCCTCAAATTCTGTGCTTTCTGAAAGGAATGGAGTGAGATTTATAAAATCATTCTGTGCTTTTCTGTTGTTCTTGATACTTGATGCTTCTCAGTGACTCACGACTTCGCAGCAGTGCTAAATGGAAGCTCGCTCCGTCtttgtgttgggtgtgtgtggcCGACACTGACCTTCTCTGATGTTTCATTCTCATTCAGAGACTTTTGGTGGGGATCATCACTGAGTCACCGTCTCTTCCTCAAACACAATATAGCTGGAGCTCACGTGTTTCACAGAGCGAGTTTCTGACTTTTCAATGACTTTGTGTCACTGGTGACGAAGCCAGCTCAGGTCCTGATCCTGCTCTGCTTTGGTTTTGTAATACTGAAATATTCTGGAGTTCTGGAAAGGGTGAAGTGAGTTAATGACGCTGGTGCAGTTAGATCAGACACTGTATGGAGAATAAACATGATTCCGTTTGTTGCTTTAGTGAAATCGGCGCCTTTTTTAAACTCCAAAATAGCAAACTGCAAACTATACTGTACTTATGCTTATGCTATGTATTGAAAACTGTTGCTGAGACATTGTTTTAGCACCAATTCAACAAAGCATGAGTGCGTATTTTCATGCAACCAGCAAAAATAAAGGCACGATTATCTTTCACGCAAACTCACTGCCAGATTAATGGAGTATTACAATACTTTGCACATGGCTTTGGTGTTTCATGTGTCTCTCAGACACCAGTGAAATGCTCTTCTGAGATGGCCAAATAACCACCATCGGCCATAGCGCCACCcggtggaaacaggaagtgggtccAAACTTCCCACTATGTTCAGACTGAGCAGCCCTGATGACGTCCACATGACCGACAGCCTCATTCAGAGTCCTGCAAGAAGCGAGGACCTGTTCAAGGCTgctttcagcttttatttatttatttatttattcatttattcattctcTAGCTGACCTGGCCAGCAGTATGATCTAAACCTCTGATGTTCCATCTTTAAAGAACTTCTGAAACCTCTCTTCTTTGTGACTGAGCTTTGACCTTGTGTgctcacaaaacacaaatgccAAAAGAGAAGGGAAATGCttcaggaaaatgaaaacacagctccACAAACTCACGCCGCCAGCCGCCCACTCTCTGGGACTGCGGAGCTGTCGGGGGCCGCTCAGCCTTGCTGCAGTGCGATGCCTCACACCCGGCCTGCTCGGCGTGTGCAGCGTGGCGGCGCTCAGTCCCGCCGTGCTGCTTCCCGCCCCTCGCCGGGCTTCACCGTCGACCCGCCCAGCCTCGCGTCTGTGTGGCCGGCTGGTGACTCGTTTTTGGCCGGGGCTCCTcggcagctcctccagaacTGCAGGACTCTGGGACATCTGCAATGCAGAAGTCTATATATAGCTGTGGAGttacagtgagagagagagagagaaggggggagaaagagaggtagagagagagagaggcagcatGGAGACCGACGGATGAAAGGAAACAGAGGGGAAGACCTGAGAGAACTGTGAGTGAATGGAGTGATCTTTGAACTGATAACAGAAACATGTTCCCTGTGGAATGCTGTAGCCCTCGTACTGCCGTGTCCGACATGAAACTGACAGCGATAAAACACGAAAacctcctccgcctgctccaggCGGCCCTTCGTACCGTGGCGAGGACGCTACGGAGAGGGTTTACCAGTAACTTTGTCTTTAACTCACTCAGGGAGGCAAAATGCAATTACATGCTCGTCCAGTCTCAGCAACAGGAGCAGGGACGGTGAATGCTGAGGTCCAGTATTTATCGCTCTATCTGAAAGGGTCCCAGGAGAGcaacggaggaggaggaggagggtgagagCGCTTCAATTATGCATGCACctccacaacaacagaatctgctgacagcacacacacacacacagcagcagcgtggcCAAATCAAGGACGACGCGGCGGAGCGCCGGCCGGCGGGCcgcaggctgcagagctgcccGAGGATTGATCGGACTCCTGAATTTTCAATAAATCTGCCCTCTGACACGCTCCCTGTCTGCCTGCTCAAACACAGAGGTCCATGCTGAGTCATAAGTCTCCCTGTTGCCACCGAGGAGGGATGAACATCAATCATCCTGGGTAGAGCGAACACAGCGAGGAACGCCGAGCTGAGGAGCAGGCTCTGCACCAGGAAAAGGGGGACTTCAGTTAAATCTTTAAACATAGAGTAAAATTTGCATATTTCATTACAAATAGCTAAATATGGTCACCTATTTAGTTTGTATGCATTTACACTCATACTGCCTTTCTATATGGGTATATTGAATATGCAGATGAGTACGTTtgcaggtgtttttttcttaGTGAAGCGCTTTTAGTTGTATTTTATTGTCTGAATACAAATAAAGACTGACTGAAAAGTGTGTAGTTGCTGTAAGTGCAAAGTGGTTCAGTGCTCAGCACTCTGGCCTCACAGTGAGGAGAGTCCCAGGTCTTGTCTGAGCTCCGGGGCTTTTCCACATCCTGTCCAGTGTCCACGGTGTCTTCGTCTCCAGCGATCCGCAAAGATGGACGAAACTCGACAGAGGATGGATAGACGGAAATTGAGAATCAGTTAGGTTTGCAAGAGTTTCTTGTGTTTCCCTCTGAATGTATTGATTTCCGAGCAGGACTGCAGCCTTGCACACTGCCTTAATTTGAACTGGGATTTAATCCATGATCTTTCAAGCTACCATAAAAGGTAACTTCCTGATTTCTCAACATTTCTTCCAAATAGACACAAAAGGCCTGATGAAATTGTTGAGATTCTTCTCTGAGACTCGATGCCCTGAGAGGCGTAACCAGGGCAGGACGGAGAGCTTTAGTGTTGAGGTGAAGAAAGGAggcaaacagctgctgtttgaaatgattgATGGGTTTTATGACCCGCTTGGCACAAACGAAAGTTAAATCTCAGCTGGAGGGGATCAAAAACTTCCCCCTTTCATAATCAACGTCTCTGGTCTGCTCCCACCCTGCCGGCCTCCTTtctccccttctcctcccttCAGCACTCCTCTCCACTCCTTCAACACCTACACCTGTGCGTGTCCTGGTGCTTTCTGGGAGGTGTAGTTCGGAGGCTGTCGGCCATCTTGGGACTCGGCAGCCCTCTGAAAAAAACGGCCTTCCGCTGCCACGCCTCAATATGTAgatataaatacatatttgaAATTTagcaagaataagttgaaattAATTATTCAACCCCAATATTTACAATTCATCATTACTTTAGAGGAACCAGCTTCTCATATTTTATACTTAATTCATAGCATGATTGTCAGCTATTAATACTGCGGTTTGAATCCAGAGTTCACAGTTCAGTAAATCAGCTGTGATTTAATGGTCGATGTGGATTTTGTGGTTTGGATTGTGAAACCTGTAGGCTGTAGTGTAGAAGTTTCCTCTTCTGCCTCCTACATGAGACTGTCACATGTTCAAGTAATTTCAACGAGGAAAATTGACTCCAATGTAAtcggcgagtgtgtgtttgggtgtgtgtgtgtgtgtgtgactgtttttatgtgtttgtcctgtgatggacggaTGGCCCGTCCGGGGCGTCATCCAGCTGCGATCATGTCCTGCAACCTTGACTCGGATGAGgaaggtggagaagatggatgggaGGCTGGTGGAGTGGAGGGGATGCAACATAAAACATGCTGAAAGATGCCGAGCCAAACTCAATATCCCGATAGGATTAAAACCAGCAACTACAGCTTTACAACCATTAACTATTGCATTTAAACCATTAACTAcagcattaaaaacatgaactgCAAGATTAAAACCACTAACTAcatcaacaaaaacagtaactacaacattaaaacaattaaCTACAGGATTAAAACCATTGACGGGATTaactcacagtttttccactttcatcacTCTGAGCTTGAAATCATTCTTCTCTCGAGCTGGAGAGTATGATTTGGcactttgtgggtttttttttttttaaacaaaaaacggCTCAAACTGTGACTGTTGAAGCATAAGGATGGATTTATACATATGCACATATGTAATTGTACTTTGAAAttcatgtaattacactgtcacacgcatgtcattacactttaACACGCATGTACACTCAAAACAACTGATTCAAGCCCCTCCAAGACTTGACACGTTAACATTTCGTTTTCCTAATTAAAGCATATTATGTCCAACAAAACCTAAATATGTTTCACAAATGTGACCTAATTGTAATTCATTGGGCCCCCTGTACCACAGATGACAGTAGTGCTGCAAtgaatgcatcatgggagtttgggatgaaatattcaagatttaaacattgtttttgtggtttattttgatGTTCTGAGGTTAATAGTGTTATTAGTAGTTGTCTTTtattgtgttcttgttgttcagttaatCTAAATACTTTAGTTACTTGTCATGTCAAACCTGGAATAAGAAGTGTTGTGCATTTAATTTGATCTTCCTCCTACTCCAAAACTatactttaaaggggctgtatcatgcaaaattcactttttgtatgttttaaccttgttatatagttatgtactcaccaaaaacacccccaaagcgtttttttccatcatgcctgtgtgtttgatctttcctcgtgtttctgctgctcagagaggcagcccctcccgcaccgtgaaaacgctccgtttccaacgttgacgtcacacggtgaagatggctcccctgagccccctcTGGCAGGCccaagcaacaatcaagcaagagcaagagtctgaagggtctgaagagtctgcgcttgaTGAGTTTCTCACCAagggaaaagacgttttcgcgtgtctctACGTGTAGAGAaactagagctaaagagctgtatttgttttgaagcgctgattggttgaagttcgctgtcagtcaaagtccacagagggagaggcgggattttcagtgaaacagagcgttttctctttcgggtttcagaattagccccagaaaatcttttatttcacacaaaatgacttttctttagcgccaaaaataaactattaccatgttaatgccatttctagggtttggactagctaaaaaagcattacacagcccctttaacagAAAAGTTCCTGATTGCCTGTAGGTGTAGAAAAGGCCTGAGACTATCTGTGCAGTATCAGTTGATGTGGGCCATGACAGCATTGTATTTCCAAGTAATCACAATATTgaggtaagaaaaaaataataataataacattttaaacaaCTTACAAGTAAGTGGGCAGTCAATTTATTTGACATATTTGACAAAAATGAGTTGAACTAACTCAGGTATATTGGTTTACACACAATGATTCAGTTTTGGTTGGGTACAAAACAAGTTCGACAATGTCAAACATATATTGTCATGTATACATGTATTTGACTTGAGTTGGGGCTACATATATTTTTTGGATGGAAGTCCTGCCCACATTTTGATTGCGTTCATCATTTTCTTTGAGTGAAATCATACTAATGAATATCATTACACTTttaaacgcatgtaattacactgtaacatgcat contains these protein-coding regions:
- the LOC115397692 gene encoding guanine nucleotide-binding protein subunit beta-like protein 1, with the protein product MACENTKQIQGRDLQVCLWDLSEGRSEPVDAVWTGSVGFCQCSVLETSPSASLLAYPGQQTEEIRVVELPSKTPVCTLLPEAKLGMVMSMQLWQPDSGPGPLLLAGYEDGSLLLWDVTQRADLSRVRAHPEPVMCLTFDTERLRGVSGSSERELASWTLDEQSKLQVSRGHSDRAIRKDGRNSTEDG